A part of Syntrophorhabdaceae bacterium genomic DNA contains:
- a CDS encoding ATP-binding protein, whose product FNLRKQRSDVNSKSLYESVLEEFPDALLLVDKNGYISFANKRAKSEFEGSKGLLIGEKVDNVVTGISDEFYRKDGPFQGEVNYKSSEQYKIFQMQSYPVKGAKKDSSWKGLIFKDVLEMKVKEEETLLKDKMENMGMLAGGIAHDFNNLLTGVLGYASLIKNFLSSEEKLYRYAEAIEHSAQRAAKLTQHLLNFSRRQRKSTGIVDLNVLLDDILFLLRESFRDVEVEKTFDDLLPPIRGDEADLQNVFLNLCMNAKDAMKGEGLLKVKTKRRKNIGGREFASIEIEDSGQGIDEEIREKIFQPYFTTKETGSNLGMGLYLVDKVIKEHGGFIECESEPGRGTKFTLHIPLPLEIIGKQVERREPSSHSNLNKRKVLIVDDENIVRELIKGVLSEEGIEVLKAVDGYEAIDIFKKNHNHIDLVILDMIMPGIKGDEVLKNMREIRPDIRIIISSGFMSEDQRERLREYRVDGFLDKPYKDKDVVRIITQILAK is encoded by the coding sequence TATATCAGCTTCGCCAATAAACGGGCGAAGAGCGAGTTCGAAGGGAGCAAAGGCCTCCTCATCGGCGAGAAGGTGGATAATGTCGTCACCGGGATCAGCGATGAGTTCTACAGAAAGGACGGCCCCTTCCAGGGCGAGGTCAACTACAAATCGAGCGAGCAGTATAAGATCTTCCAGATGCAGAGCTATCCCGTAAAAGGGGCTAAGAAGGATAGTTCGTGGAAAGGTCTCATCTTCAAGGATGTCCTGGAGATGAAGGTAAAAGAGGAAGAGACCCTTCTCAAGGACAAAATGGAGAATATGGGGATGCTCGCGGGAGGCATTGCCCACGACTTCAATAACCTTCTCACTGGGGTCCTCGGATACGCCTCCCTCATCAAGAATTTCTTAAGTAGCGAAGAGAAGCTCTACCGCTACGCGGAAGCCATAGAGCATTCCGCCCAGAGGGCGGCGAAGCTTACCCAGCACCTCCTCAATTTCTCGCGAAGGCAACGAAAATCCACGGGCATCGTGGACCTGAACGTCCTTCTCGACGATATCCTCTTTCTTCTGCGTGAAAGCTTCAGGGACGTGGAGGTGGAAAAGACGTTCGACGACCTCTTGCCTCCCATAAGGGGAGACGAGGCGGACCTCCAGAACGTCTTCCTCAACCTCTGCATGAACGCCAAAGACGCCATGAAAGGGGAGGGCCTCCTCAAAGTGAAGACCAAGAGGAGGAAGAATATAGGGGGCAGGGAATTTGCCTCCATCGAGATCGAAGATTCGGGGCAGGGCATAGACGAAGAGATCAGGGAAAAAATCTTCCAGCCCTATTTCACCACCAAAGAAACCGGATCGAACCTTGGCATGGGTCTCTACCTCGTGGATAAAGTGATCAAGGAGCACGGCGGATTTATCGAGTGCGAGAGCGAGCCGGGAAGGGGCACCAAATTTACCCTCCATATCCCTTTGCCCCTGGAGATCATCGGCAAACAGGTCGAGCGCCGCGAGCCGAGCAGCCACAGCAATCTCAACAAACGTAAAGTCCTCATCGTGGACGACGAGAACATCGTGAGAGAATTGATAAAAGGGGTCCTCTCCGAGGAAGGCATAGAGGTGCTCAAGGCAGTGGACGGATATGAGGCCATAGACATATTCAAGAAGAACCATAATCACATAGACCTCGTAATCCTCGATATGATCATGCCGGGCATCAAGGGGGACGAAGTCCTCAAAAACATGCGCGAGATCCGTCCGGATATCAGGATTATCATCTCGAGCGGCTTTATGAGCGAAGATCAGAGGGAGAGGCTCAGGGAATACAGGGTCGATGGATTTCTCGATAAGCCCTATAAAGATAAAGATGTAGTACGGATCATCACCCAGATCCTGGCGAAATAA